A region of Scylla paramamosain isolate STU-SP2022 chromosome 25, ASM3559412v1, whole genome shotgun sequence DNA encodes the following proteins:
- the LOC135113069 gene encoding phosphatidylinositol 3,4,5-trisphosphate 3-phosphatase and dual-specificity protein phosphatase PTEN-like isoform X12: MSKGIRNLVSKRKRRFKENGYDLDLSYITERLIAMGFPAQKLEGVYRNHIDDVSRFLEERHKDHYRIYNLCSERNRSYDESRFHNRVRTFPFADHNPPPLIDIQPLCNDIGKWLSQDQKNVAVVHCKAGKGRTGVMICCYLLHCHYTRLAQEALDFYGDKRTFDRKGVTIPSQRRYVEYYAKLVSSNFNYNPPYVRLREARMTPPLSSVNSEVYLVVSSHTNKKGYSTQVCEVKKGKEALHLLVKEEVARPISGDIKIELKRTNFVRRTDKLFSAWLNTHFIFEEGKKVTNGFEIIASDQSNHNTCGPHQITRQRWGGAGWGGGRVSERVCVNPCRSNSFRASNKSEGHRHRRQESAEGRAALSGLGGGGMDQHPPREPRRRNRVAGESKSLPTGHLTCLAAQEDWHPLPPPQPPPPSPGDASPPPHLRHARQDSRHRRRHHTQHQHLPSSEGGGSGETWEEGRPEEQEVLVVLKKDQLDKASKDTHHKLLPQDFQIELWWMVTYVNKGGGGSSSSSNNAVDSRDSGSTPSTITPSGSSSDTDDDEEDEDEDEDWDSGSGGESTYL; this comes from the exons ACATCACAGAGAGGCTCATTGCTATGGGATTTCCCGCCCAGAAGCTGGAAGGGGTGTACCGCAACCACATTGATGATGTGTCTCGTTTcctggaggagagacacaaggACCACTACCGAATATATAATCT ATGTTCAGAGCGGAACCGTTCGTACGACGAGTCACGTTTCCACAACAGAGTGCGCACCTTCCCCTTCGCGGACCACAACCCACCGCCCCTCATAGACATCCAGCCACTCTGCAACGACATTGGCAAGTGGCTCTCCCAGGACCAGAAGAATGTGGCAGTGGTGCATTGCAAGGCCGGCAAG GGCCGCACAGGAGTCATGATCTGCTGCTACCTCCTCCACTGCCACTACACTCGCCTGGCGCAGGAGGCTCTTGACTTCTACGGGGACAAGAGAACCTTTGACAGAAAA ggtgtGACGATCCCCAGCCAAAGACGCTATGTGGAATACTATGCCAAACTAGTCAGTTCCAATTTTAACTATAACCCACCTTATGTGCGACTGCGGGAGGCACGCATGACCCCACCCCTCTCCAGCGTCAActcag AGGTGTACCTGGTGGTGAGCTCCCACACCAACAAGAAAGGGTATAGCACGCAGGTGTGTGAggtgaagaaggggaaggaggcacTGCACCTGCTGGTCAAGGAGGAGGTAGCAAGACCCATCTCAGGGGACATCAAGATTGAACTCAAAAGGACCAACTTTGTCAGGCGAACG GATAAGCTGTTTAGTGCCTGGCTCAACACACACTTCATCTTTGAGGAGGGCAAGAAGGTCACAAATGGCTTTGAAATCATTGCGTCTGACCAGAGCAACCACAACACCTGCGGCCCTCACCAGATTACTCggcaaag atggggcggggcgggatggGGAGGCGGGCGTGTCAGTGAGCGCGTGTGTGTCAATCCGTGCAGGAGCAACAGTTTTCGGGCGTCGAACAAGTCGGagggacacagacacagacggCAGGAGTCAGCGGAGGGGCGGGCGGCTCTGTCGGGGCTCGGGGGTGGGGGCATGGACCAGCACCCACCCCGAGAACCCCGCCGGAGGAACAGAGTGGCCGGGGAGAGCAAAAGTTTGCCAACTGGTCACCTCACATGCTTAGCGGCACAGGAAGACTGGCACCCACTACCTCCGCCGCAGCCCCCGCCACCCTCCCCTGGTGATGCCAGCCCCCCACCACACCTCCGCCACGCCAGGCAGGAcagccgccaccgccgccgccaccacacccAGCATCAGCATCTTCC cagcagtgagGGTGGTGGGTCGGGTGAGACGTGGGAGGAGGGGCGGCCTGAGGAACAAGAGGTACTGGTGGTGCTGAAGAAGGATCAGTTAGACAAAGCAAGCAAAGACACTCACCACAAGCTCCTCCCACAAGACTTCCag ATTGAGCTGTGGTGGATGGTGACCTATGTGAACAAGGGCGGtgggggcagcagcagcagcagcaacaatgcGGTGGACTCCCGGGACAGTGGCTCTACCCCAAGTACCATCACCCCCTCTGGCTCCTCCTCCGACACTGAtgacgacgaggaggacgaggacgaggacgaggactgGGATTCAGGTAGTGGCG
- the LOC135113069 gene encoding uncharacterized protein LOC135113069 isoform X4, producing MSKGIRNLVSKRKRRFKENGYDLDLSYITERLIAMGFPAQKLEGVYRNHIDDVSRFLEERHKDHYRIYNLCSERNRSYDESRFHNRVRTFPFADHNPPPLIDIQPLCNDIGKWLSQDQKNVAVVHCKAGKGRTGVMICCYLLHCHYTRLAQEALDFYGDKRTFDRKGVTIPSQRRYVEYYAKLVSSNFNYNPPYVRLREARMTPPLSSVNSEVYLVVSSHTNKKGYSTQVCEVKKGKEALHLLVKEEVARPISGDIKIELKRTNFVRRTDKLFSAWLNTHFIFEEGKKVTNGFEIIASDQSNHNTCGPHQITRQRWGGAGWGGGRVSERVCVNPCRSNSFRASNKSEGHRHRRQESAEGRAALSGLGGGGMDQHPPREPRRRNRVAGESKSLPTGHLTCLAAQEDWHPLPPPQPPPPSPGDASPPPHLRHARQDSRHRRRHHTQHQHLPSSEGGGSGETWEEGRPEEQEVLVVLKKDQLDKASKDTHHKLLPQDFQIELWWMVTYVNKGGGGSSSSSNNAVDSRDSGSTPSTITPSGSSSDTDDDEEDEDEDEDWDSGSGDGHCPERYVGRYRLMSDCSAAQPNHFNPPEGPT from the exons ACATCACAGAGAGGCTCATTGCTATGGGATTTCCCGCCCAGAAGCTGGAAGGGGTGTACCGCAACCACATTGATGATGTGTCTCGTTTcctggaggagagacacaaggACCACTACCGAATATATAATCT ATGTTCAGAGCGGAACCGTTCGTACGACGAGTCACGTTTCCACAACAGAGTGCGCACCTTCCCCTTCGCGGACCACAACCCACCGCCCCTCATAGACATCCAGCCACTCTGCAACGACATTGGCAAGTGGCTCTCCCAGGACCAGAAGAATGTGGCAGTGGTGCATTGCAAGGCCGGCAAG GGCCGCACAGGAGTCATGATCTGCTGCTACCTCCTCCACTGCCACTACACTCGCCTGGCGCAGGAGGCTCTTGACTTCTACGGGGACAAGAGAACCTTTGACAGAAAA ggtgtGACGATCCCCAGCCAAAGACGCTATGTGGAATACTATGCCAAACTAGTCAGTTCCAATTTTAACTATAACCCACCTTATGTGCGACTGCGGGAGGCACGCATGACCCCACCCCTCTCCAGCGTCAActcag AGGTGTACCTGGTGGTGAGCTCCCACACCAACAAGAAAGGGTATAGCACGCAGGTGTGTGAggtgaagaaggggaaggaggcacTGCACCTGCTGGTCAAGGAGGAGGTAGCAAGACCCATCTCAGGGGACATCAAGATTGAACTCAAAAGGACCAACTTTGTCAGGCGAACG GATAAGCTGTTTAGTGCCTGGCTCAACACACACTTCATCTTTGAGGAGGGCAAGAAGGTCACAAATGGCTTTGAAATCATTGCGTCTGACCAGAGCAACCACAACACCTGCGGCCCTCACCAGATTACTCggcaaag atggggcggggcgggatggGGAGGCGGGCGTGTCAGTGAGCGCGTGTGTGTCAATCCGTGCAGGAGCAACAGTTTTCGGGCGTCGAACAAGTCGGagggacacagacacagacggCAGGAGTCAGCGGAGGGGCGGGCGGCTCTGTCGGGGCTCGGGGGTGGGGGCATGGACCAGCACCCACCCCGAGAACCCCGCCGGAGGAACAGAGTGGCCGGGGAGAGCAAAAGTTTGCCAACTGGTCACCTCACATGCTTAGCGGCACAGGAAGACTGGCACCCACTACCTCCGCCGCAGCCCCCGCCACCCTCCCCTGGTGATGCCAGCCCCCCACCACACCTCCGCCACGCCAGGCAGGAcagccgccaccgccgccgccaccacacccAGCATCAGCATCTTCC cagcagtgagGGTGGTGGGTCGGGTGAGACGTGGGAGGAGGGGCGGCCTGAGGAACAAGAGGTACTGGTGGTGCTGAAGAAGGATCAGTTAGACAAAGCAAGCAAAGACACTCACCACAAGCTCCTCCCACAAGACTTCCag ATTGAGCTGTGGTGGATGGTGACCTATGTGAACAAGGGCGGtgggggcagcagcagcagcagcaacaatgcGGTGGACTCCCGGGACAGTGGCTCTACCCCAAGTACCATCACCCCCTCTGGCTCCTCCTCCGACACTGAtgacgacgaggaggacgaggacgaggacgaggactgGGATTCAGGTAGTGGCG aTGGCCACTGCCCTGAGCGCTATGTGGGGCGTTACCGCCTCATGTCAGACTGCTCCGCTGCCCAACCCAACCATTTCAACCCACCGGAGGGGCCTACATGA
- the LOC135113069 gene encoding phosphatidylinositol 3,4,5-trisphosphate 3-phosphatase and dual-specificity protein phosphatase PTEN-like isoform X22 gives MSKGIRNLVSKRKRRFKENGYDLDLSYITERLIAMGFPAQKLEGVYRNHIDDVSRFLEERHKDHYRIYNLCSERNRSYDESRFHNRVRTFPFADHNPPPLIDIQPLCNDIGKWLSQDQKNVAVVHCKAGKGRTGVMICCYLLHCHYTRLAQEALDFYGDKRTFDRKGVTIPSQRRYVEYYAKLVSSNFNYNPPYVRLREARMTPPLSSVNSEVYLVVSSHTNKKGYSTQVCEVKKGKEALHLLVKEEVARPISGDIKIELKRTNFVRRTDKLFSAWLNTHFIFEEGKKVTNGFEIIASDQSNHNTCGPHQITRQSSEGGGSGETWEEGRPEEQEVLVVLKKDQLDKASKDTHHKLLPQDFQIELWWMVTYVNKGGGGSSSSSNNAVDSRDSGSTPSTITPSGSSSDTDDDEEDEDEDEDWDSGSGDGHCPERYVGRYRLMSDCSAAQPNHFNPPEGPT, from the exons ACATCACAGAGAGGCTCATTGCTATGGGATTTCCCGCCCAGAAGCTGGAAGGGGTGTACCGCAACCACATTGATGATGTGTCTCGTTTcctggaggagagacacaaggACCACTACCGAATATATAATCT ATGTTCAGAGCGGAACCGTTCGTACGACGAGTCACGTTTCCACAACAGAGTGCGCACCTTCCCCTTCGCGGACCACAACCCACCGCCCCTCATAGACATCCAGCCACTCTGCAACGACATTGGCAAGTGGCTCTCCCAGGACCAGAAGAATGTGGCAGTGGTGCATTGCAAGGCCGGCAAG GGCCGCACAGGAGTCATGATCTGCTGCTACCTCCTCCACTGCCACTACACTCGCCTGGCGCAGGAGGCTCTTGACTTCTACGGGGACAAGAGAACCTTTGACAGAAAA ggtgtGACGATCCCCAGCCAAAGACGCTATGTGGAATACTATGCCAAACTAGTCAGTTCCAATTTTAACTATAACCCACCTTATGTGCGACTGCGGGAGGCACGCATGACCCCACCCCTCTCCAGCGTCAActcag AGGTGTACCTGGTGGTGAGCTCCCACACCAACAAGAAAGGGTATAGCACGCAGGTGTGTGAggtgaagaaggggaaggaggcacTGCACCTGCTGGTCAAGGAGGAGGTAGCAAGACCCATCTCAGGGGACATCAAGATTGAACTCAAAAGGACCAACTTTGTCAGGCGAACG GATAAGCTGTTTAGTGCCTGGCTCAACACACACTTCATCTTTGAGGAGGGCAAGAAGGTCACAAATGGCTTTGAAATCATTGCGTCTGACCAGAGCAACCACAACACCTGCGGCCCTCACCAGATTACTCggcaaag cagtgagGGTGGTGGGTCGGGTGAGACGTGGGAGGAGGGGCGGCCTGAGGAACAAGAGGTACTGGTGGTGCTGAAGAAGGATCAGTTAGACAAAGCAAGCAAAGACACTCACCACAAGCTCCTCCCACAAGACTTCCag ATTGAGCTGTGGTGGATGGTGACCTATGTGAACAAGGGCGGtgggggcagcagcagcagcagcaacaatgcGGTGGACTCCCGGGACAGTGGCTCTACCCCAAGTACCATCACCCCCTCTGGCTCCTCCTCCGACACTGAtgacgacgaggaggacgaggacgaggacgaggactgGGATTCAGGTAGTGGCG aTGGCCACTGCCCTGAGCGCTATGTGGGGCGTTACCGCCTCATGTCAGACTGCTCCGCTGCCCAACCCAACCATTTCAACCCACCGGAGGGGCCTACATGA
- the LOC135113069 gene encoding uncharacterized protein LOC135113069 isoform X3: MSKGIRNLVSKRKRRFKENGYDLDLSYITERLIAMGFPAQKLEGVYRNHIDDVSRFLEERHKDHYRIYNLCSERNRSYDESRFHNRVRTFPFADHNPPPLIDIQPLCNDIGKWLSQDQKNVAVVHCKAGKGRTGVMICCYLLHCHYTRLAQEALDFYGDKRTFDRKGVTIPSQRRYVEYYAKLVSSNFNYNPPYVRLREARMTPPLSSVNSEVYLVVSSHTNKKGYSTQVCEVKKGKEALHLLVKEEVARPISGDIKIELKRTNFVRRTDKLFSAWLNTHFIFEEGKKVTNGFEIIASDQSNHNTCGPHQITRQRWGGAGWGGGRVSERVCVNPCRSNSFRASNKSEGHRHRRQESAEGRAALSGLGGGGMDQHPPREPRRRNRVAGESKSLPTGHLTCLAAQEDWHPLPPPQPPPPSPGDASPPPHLRHARQDSRHRRRHHTQHQHLPSSEGGGSGETWEEGRPEEQEVLVVLKKDQLDKASKDTHHKLLPQDFQIELWWMVTYVNKGGGGSSSSSNNAVDSRDSGSTPSTITPSGSSSDTDDDEEDEDEDEDWDSGERRGPQLSSSPFGSQSLNGHCPERYVGRYRLMSDCSAAQPNHFNPPEGPT; the protein is encoded by the exons ACATCACAGAGAGGCTCATTGCTATGGGATTTCCCGCCCAGAAGCTGGAAGGGGTGTACCGCAACCACATTGATGATGTGTCTCGTTTcctggaggagagacacaaggACCACTACCGAATATATAATCT ATGTTCAGAGCGGAACCGTTCGTACGACGAGTCACGTTTCCACAACAGAGTGCGCACCTTCCCCTTCGCGGACCACAACCCACCGCCCCTCATAGACATCCAGCCACTCTGCAACGACATTGGCAAGTGGCTCTCCCAGGACCAGAAGAATGTGGCAGTGGTGCATTGCAAGGCCGGCAAG GGCCGCACAGGAGTCATGATCTGCTGCTACCTCCTCCACTGCCACTACACTCGCCTGGCGCAGGAGGCTCTTGACTTCTACGGGGACAAGAGAACCTTTGACAGAAAA ggtgtGACGATCCCCAGCCAAAGACGCTATGTGGAATACTATGCCAAACTAGTCAGTTCCAATTTTAACTATAACCCACCTTATGTGCGACTGCGGGAGGCACGCATGACCCCACCCCTCTCCAGCGTCAActcag AGGTGTACCTGGTGGTGAGCTCCCACACCAACAAGAAAGGGTATAGCACGCAGGTGTGTGAggtgaagaaggggaaggaggcacTGCACCTGCTGGTCAAGGAGGAGGTAGCAAGACCCATCTCAGGGGACATCAAGATTGAACTCAAAAGGACCAACTTTGTCAGGCGAACG GATAAGCTGTTTAGTGCCTGGCTCAACACACACTTCATCTTTGAGGAGGGCAAGAAGGTCACAAATGGCTTTGAAATCATTGCGTCTGACCAGAGCAACCACAACACCTGCGGCCCTCACCAGATTACTCggcaaag atggggcggggcgggatggGGAGGCGGGCGTGTCAGTGAGCGCGTGTGTGTCAATCCGTGCAGGAGCAACAGTTTTCGGGCGTCGAACAAGTCGGagggacacagacacagacggCAGGAGTCAGCGGAGGGGCGGGCGGCTCTGTCGGGGCTCGGGGGTGGGGGCATGGACCAGCACCCACCCCGAGAACCCCGCCGGAGGAACAGAGTGGCCGGGGAGAGCAAAAGTTTGCCAACTGGTCACCTCACATGCTTAGCGGCACAGGAAGACTGGCACCCACTACCTCCGCCGCAGCCCCCGCCACCCTCCCCTGGTGATGCCAGCCCCCCACCACACCTCCGCCACGCCAGGCAGGAcagccgccaccgccgccgccaccacacccAGCATCAGCATCTTCC cagcagtgagGGTGGTGGGTCGGGTGAGACGTGGGAGGAGGGGCGGCCTGAGGAACAAGAGGTACTGGTGGTGCTGAAGAAGGATCAGTTAGACAAAGCAAGCAAAGACACTCACCACAAGCTCCTCCCACAAGACTTCCag ATTGAGCTGTGGTGGATGGTGACCTATGTGAACAAGGGCGGtgggggcagcagcagcagcagcaacaatgcGGTGGACTCCCGGGACAGTGGCTCTACCCCAAGTACCATCACCCCCTCTGGCTCCTCCTCCGACACTGAtgacgacgaggaggacgaggacgaggacgaggactgGGATTCAG gagaaaggagaggccCACAgttgtcctcctccccctttggATCACAGAGTCTGA aTGGCCACTGCCCTGAGCGCTATGTGGGGCGTTACCGCCTCATGTCAGACTGCTCCGCTGCCCAACCCAACCATTTCAACCCACCGGAGGGGCCTACATGA
- the LOC135113069 gene encoding phosphatidylinositol 3,4,5-trisphosphate 3-phosphatase and dual-specificity protein phosphatase PTEN-like isoform X28, whose translation MSKGIRNLVSKRKRRFKENGYDLDLSYITERLIAMGFPAQKLEGVYRNHIDDVSRFLEERHKDHYRIYNLCSERNRSYDESRFHNRVRTFPFADHNPPPLIDIQPLCNDIGKWLSQDQKNVAVVHCKAGKGRTGVMICCYLLHCHYTRLAQEALDFYGDKRTFDRKGVTIPSQRRYVEYYAKLVSSNFNYNPPYVRLREARMTPPLSSVNSEVYLVVSSHTNKKGYSTQVCEVKKGKEALHLLVKEEVARPISGDIKIELKRTNFVRRTDKLFSAWLNTHFIFEEGKKVTNGFEIIASDQSNHNTCGPHQITRQSSEGGGSGETWEEGRPEEQEVLVVLKKDQLDKASKDTHHKLLPQDFQIELWWMVTYVNKGGGGSSSSSNNAVDSRDSGSTPSTITPSGSSSDTDDDEEDEDEDEDWDSGESTYL comes from the exons ACATCACAGAGAGGCTCATTGCTATGGGATTTCCCGCCCAGAAGCTGGAAGGGGTGTACCGCAACCACATTGATGATGTGTCTCGTTTcctggaggagagacacaaggACCACTACCGAATATATAATCT ATGTTCAGAGCGGAACCGTTCGTACGACGAGTCACGTTTCCACAACAGAGTGCGCACCTTCCCCTTCGCGGACCACAACCCACCGCCCCTCATAGACATCCAGCCACTCTGCAACGACATTGGCAAGTGGCTCTCCCAGGACCAGAAGAATGTGGCAGTGGTGCATTGCAAGGCCGGCAAG GGCCGCACAGGAGTCATGATCTGCTGCTACCTCCTCCACTGCCACTACACTCGCCTGGCGCAGGAGGCTCTTGACTTCTACGGGGACAAGAGAACCTTTGACAGAAAA ggtgtGACGATCCCCAGCCAAAGACGCTATGTGGAATACTATGCCAAACTAGTCAGTTCCAATTTTAACTATAACCCACCTTATGTGCGACTGCGGGAGGCACGCATGACCCCACCCCTCTCCAGCGTCAActcag AGGTGTACCTGGTGGTGAGCTCCCACACCAACAAGAAAGGGTATAGCACGCAGGTGTGTGAggtgaagaaggggaaggaggcacTGCACCTGCTGGTCAAGGAGGAGGTAGCAAGACCCATCTCAGGGGACATCAAGATTGAACTCAAAAGGACCAACTTTGTCAGGCGAACG GATAAGCTGTTTAGTGCCTGGCTCAACACACACTTCATCTTTGAGGAGGGCAAGAAGGTCACAAATGGCTTTGAAATCATTGCGTCTGACCAGAGCAACCACAACACCTGCGGCCCTCACCAGATTACTCggcaaag cagtgagGGTGGTGGGTCGGGTGAGACGTGGGAGGAGGGGCGGCCTGAGGAACAAGAGGTACTGGTGGTGCTGAAGAAGGATCAGTTAGACAAAGCAAGCAAAGACACTCACCACAAGCTCCTCCCACAAGACTTCCag ATTGAGCTGTGGTGGATGGTGACCTATGTGAACAAGGGCGGtgggggcagcagcagcagcagcaacaatgcGGTGGACTCCCGGGACAGTGGCTCTACCCCAAGTACCATCACCCCCTCTGGCTCCTCCTCCGACACTGAtgacgacgaggaggacgaggacgaggacgaggactgGGATTCAG
- the LOC135113069 gene encoding phosphatidylinositol 3,4,5-trisphosphate 3-phosphatase and dual-specificity protein phosphatase PTEN-like isoform X5, with product MSKGIRNLVSKRKRRFKENGYDLDLSYITERLIAMGFPAQKLEGVYRNHIDDVSRFLEERHKDHYRIYNLCSERNRSYDESRFHNRVRTFPFADHNPPPLIDIQPLCNDIGKWLSQDQKNVAVVHCKAGKGRTGVMICCYLLHCHYTRLAQEALDFYGDKRTFDRKGVTIPSQRRYVEYYAKLVSSNFNYNPPYVRLREARMTPPLSSVNSEVYLVVSSHTNKKGYSTQVCEVKKGKEALHLLVKEEVARPISGDIKIELKRTNFVRRTDKLFSAWLNTHFIFEEGKKVTNGFEIIASDQSNHNTCGPHQITRQRSNSFRASNKSEGHRHRRQESAEGRAALSGLGGGGMDQHPPREPRRRNRVAGESKSLPTGHLTCLAAQEDWHPLPPPQPPPPSPGDASPPPHLRHARQDSRHRRRHHTQHQHLPSSEGGGSGETWEEGRPEEQEVLVVLKKDQLDKASKDTHHKLLPQDFQIELWWMVTYVNKGGGGSSSSSNNAVDSRDSGSTPSTITPSGSSSDTDDDEEDEDEDEDWDSGSGGERRGPQLSSSPFGSQSLNGHCPERYVGRYRLMSDCSAAQPNHFNPPEGPT from the exons ACATCACAGAGAGGCTCATTGCTATGGGATTTCCCGCCCAGAAGCTGGAAGGGGTGTACCGCAACCACATTGATGATGTGTCTCGTTTcctggaggagagacacaaggACCACTACCGAATATATAATCT ATGTTCAGAGCGGAACCGTTCGTACGACGAGTCACGTTTCCACAACAGAGTGCGCACCTTCCCCTTCGCGGACCACAACCCACCGCCCCTCATAGACATCCAGCCACTCTGCAACGACATTGGCAAGTGGCTCTCCCAGGACCAGAAGAATGTGGCAGTGGTGCATTGCAAGGCCGGCAAG GGCCGCACAGGAGTCATGATCTGCTGCTACCTCCTCCACTGCCACTACACTCGCCTGGCGCAGGAGGCTCTTGACTTCTACGGGGACAAGAGAACCTTTGACAGAAAA ggtgtGACGATCCCCAGCCAAAGACGCTATGTGGAATACTATGCCAAACTAGTCAGTTCCAATTTTAACTATAACCCACCTTATGTGCGACTGCGGGAGGCACGCATGACCCCACCCCTCTCCAGCGTCAActcag AGGTGTACCTGGTGGTGAGCTCCCACACCAACAAGAAAGGGTATAGCACGCAGGTGTGTGAggtgaagaaggggaaggaggcacTGCACCTGCTGGTCAAGGAGGAGGTAGCAAGACCCATCTCAGGGGACATCAAGATTGAACTCAAAAGGACCAACTTTGTCAGGCGAACG GATAAGCTGTTTAGTGCCTGGCTCAACACACACTTCATCTTTGAGGAGGGCAAGAAGGTCACAAATGGCTTTGAAATCATTGCGTCTGACCAGAGCAACCACAACACCTGCGGCCCTCACCAGATTACTCggcaaag GAGCAACAGTTTTCGGGCGTCGAACAAGTCGGagggacacagacacagacggCAGGAGTCAGCGGAGGGGCGGGCGGCTCTGTCGGGGCTCGGGGGTGGGGGCATGGACCAGCACCCACCCCGAGAACCCCGCCGGAGGAACAGAGTGGCCGGGGAGAGCAAAAGTTTGCCAACTGGTCACCTCACATGCTTAGCGGCACAGGAAGACTGGCACCCACTACCTCCGCCGCAGCCCCCGCCACCCTCCCCTGGTGATGCCAGCCCCCCACCACACCTCCGCCACGCCAGGCAGGAcagccgccaccgccgccgccaccacacccAGCATCAGCATCTTCC cagcagtgagGGTGGTGGGTCGGGTGAGACGTGGGAGGAGGGGCGGCCTGAGGAACAAGAGGTACTGGTGGTGCTGAAGAAGGATCAGTTAGACAAAGCAAGCAAAGACACTCACCACAAGCTCCTCCCACAAGACTTCCag ATTGAGCTGTGGTGGATGGTGACCTATGTGAACAAGGGCGGtgggggcagcagcagcagcagcaacaatgcGGTGGACTCCCGGGACAGTGGCTCTACCCCAAGTACCATCACCCCCTCTGGCTCCTCCTCCGACACTGAtgacgacgaggaggacgaggacgaggacgaggactgGGATTCAGGTAGTGGCG gagaaaggagaggccCACAgttgtcctcctccccctttggATCACAGAGTCTGA aTGGCCACTGCCCTGAGCGCTATGTGGGGCGTTACCGCCTCATGTCAGACTGCTCCGCTGCCCAACCCAACCATTTCAACCCACCGGAGGGGCCTACATGA